In Jejubacter calystegiae, the following are encoded in one genomic region:
- a CDS encoding sulfate ABC transporter substrate-binding protein — MNKWGVGFTLLLASMGALAKDVQLLNVSYDPTRELYEAYNKAFTAHWKKETGDNVVIRQSHGGSGKQATSVINGIEADVVTLALAYDVDAIAQRGRIDKAWMKRLPDNSAPYTSTIVFLVRKGNPKQIHDWNDLAKPGVSVITPNPKSSGGARWNYLAAWGYALHHNNNDKAKAQEFVKALYKNVEVLDSGARGATNTFVERGIGDVLIAWENEALLATEKLGKGKFEIVTPSESILAEPSVSVVDRVVDKKETRPVAEAYLKYLYSPQGQEIAAQNFYRPRDAKVAQKYAAQFPKLKLYTVDDLAGGWAEAQKTHFASGGIFDQISRR; from the coding sequence ATGAATAAATGGGGTGTCGGATTCACGCTGTTACTGGCATCAATGGGCGCGCTGGCGAAAGATGTTCAACTGTTGAACGTTTCTTACGATCCCACCCGCGAACTGTATGAAGCCTACAACAAAGCCTTCACTGCTCACTGGAAAAAGGAAACGGGCGATAACGTGGTGATTCGCCAGTCCCATGGTGGATCCGGTAAGCAGGCAACTTCGGTAATCAACGGTATTGAAGCCGATGTGGTGACCCTGGCGCTGGCCTACGATGTGGATGCCATTGCCCAGCGCGGGCGTATCGACAAAGCCTGGATGAAGCGCCTGCCGGATAACTCTGCACCCTATACCTCGACCATCGTCTTTCTGGTACGCAAAGGTAATCCGAAACAGATTCACGACTGGAACGACCTGGCGAAGCCTGGCGTTTCTGTCATCACCCCGAATCCGAAGAGCTCCGGCGGTGCGCGCTGGAACTATCTGGCCGCCTGGGGCTATGCGCTGCACCACAATAACAACGATAAAGCGAAGGCGCAGGAGTTCGTGAAAGCGTTGTACAAGAATGTGGAAGTGCTCGATTCCGGTGCTCGCGGTGCCACCAATACCTTCGTGGAGCGGGGTATTGGCGATGTGCTGATTGCCTGGGAAAATGAAGCGCTGCTGGCAACCGAAAAACTGGGCAAAGGTAAGTTTGAAATTGTCACCCCGAGCGAATCCATTCTGGCTGAGCCTTCCGTTTCGGTAGTGGATCGGGTGGTGGATAAGAAAGAAACCCGCCCGGTGGCGGAAGCTTATCTGAAGTATCTCTACTCGCCTCAGGGGCAGGAGATAGCAGCGCAAAACTTCTACCGACCGAGGGATGCGAAAGTGGCACAGAAGTACGCCGCGCAGTTCCCGAAGCTGAAGCTGTATACCGTGGATGATCTGGCGGGTGGTTGGGCTGAAGCTCAGAAAACGCACTTCGCCAGCGGCGGCATCTTCGATCAAATAAGCCGGCGCTAA
- a CDS encoding CDP-diacylglycerol diphosphatase has product MRRLLLILLIPLTLLLAGVGYLHLAGHPDALRHIVLKQCLPGWQHGNPAPCTRVTQDAALLKDRNGLLQYLLLPVIRINGIESPMLLDAETPNYFWLAWQARDLLGVKRSAPVPDTAIALTVNSRMGRTQNHLHIHISCLRSEVRAQLNRSAAGVGPRWQPLDGSISGHHYMIRRVSADALSRQSPFRLLANEVPGARAHMGRYGLALALLPDGDFVLLATERHLLRLNLASSEEIQDHDCAILHDS; this is encoded by the coding sequence GTGCGACGTCTGTTACTGATTCTGCTCATCCCTTTGACGCTGCTGCTGGCCGGGGTCGGTTATCTTCATCTGGCGGGACATCCGGATGCTTTGCGCCATATCGTACTGAAACAGTGTCTGCCGGGCTGGCAGCATGGCAACCCTGCTCCCTGTACCCGGGTCACGCAAGATGCCGCTCTTCTTAAGGATCGGAACGGCCTTTTGCAGTATCTGCTCCTTCCGGTCATCAGAATTAACGGCATTGAAAGCCCGATGCTGCTGGATGCTGAAACTCCCAACTATTTCTGGCTGGCCTGGCAGGCACGGGATCTGCTGGGCGTGAAACGCAGCGCGCCGGTGCCGGATACGGCCATTGCGCTGACGGTGAATTCCCGGATGGGTCGTACCCAGAATCACCTGCACATTCATATCTCCTGCCTGCGTTCTGAGGTGAGAGCACAGCTTAACCGCAGCGCTGCCGGAGTAGGCCCTCGCTGGCAACCTCTTGATGGCAGCATTAGCGGTCATCACTATATGATACGTCGGGTCAGCGCCGATGCGCTCAGCAGGCAGAGCCCGTTCCGTCTGCTGGCGAACGAGGTGCCCGGTGCCCGTGCGCATATGGGGCGCTATGGACTGGCGCTGGCATTGCTTCCCGACGGAGATTTCGTCCTGCTGGCCACCGAACGTCATCTGCTGCGCCTGAATCTGGCCTCGTCCGAGGAAATTCAGGATCACGACTGTGCGATCCTCCACGACAGCTAA
- a CDS encoding MFS transporter produces MKLSVVEKIGFGAGDMAVNVVIVAMQLLLAYFYTDIYGLRPADVGVLLIVVRMIDAIIDPAMGILTDKINTRWGRYRPWLIWFAIPFGFAVYLMFITPDLAYTTRLAWAYFSYILMTLVYTAITIPYISLIGVITDDPVERLSANGYRFVMTKIAAFLVTIVVPMLAVWLGQGNKALGYQFAMGLMGAMGTLLFLFCFFTTRERLKPEIPTLPLKQQFACMLRNDQWIILGIVILLLMCGYVIRGSVAAYYAKYFLGGGDALISPFLTVGVVASILAMVSTTWLTRFYDKIKLFRYTQLITFALSIAMYLLVGQQDVVLAFVFYFLINFFCDMQMPVFWSSIAEAVDYGEKKNGQRVSGLAFGGILFFQKFGMGIAGGMLGFLLNAFGYQADTAQSASSLAGIALMMTLIPALFHLAIGLLMKRYRINNDYYREIRGELARRQA; encoded by the coding sequence ATGAAGCTCTCTGTTGTGGAAAAAATAGGCTTTGGCGCTGGGGATATGGCCGTCAACGTGGTGATTGTCGCCATGCAATTGCTACTGGCTTACTTCTATACGGATATTTATGGGCTGCGCCCGGCTGATGTGGGGGTCTTACTGATCGTGGTGCGGATGATCGATGCCATTATCGACCCAGCCATGGGGATCCTCACCGACAAAATAAATACCCGCTGGGGGCGTTATCGCCCCTGGCTTATCTGGTTCGCCATTCCGTTTGGCTTTGCCGTGTATCTGATGTTTATTACCCCGGATCTGGCCTATACCACCAGGCTCGCCTGGGCCTATTTCTCTTACATTCTGATGACCCTGGTCTACACGGCGATCACCATTCCTTATATCTCCCTGATAGGCGTGATTACTGACGATCCGGTGGAGCGTCTGAGCGCGAATGGCTACCGGTTTGTCATGACCAAAATCGCCGCTTTCCTGGTGACCATTGTGGTGCCGATGCTGGCGGTCTGGTTGGGGCAGGGGAACAAAGCGTTGGGGTATCAGTTTGCGATGGGGTTGATGGGTGCGATGGGGACGCTGCTGTTTCTGTTCTGTTTCTTTACCACCCGTGAACGACTGAAACCGGAAATTCCCACCCTACCGTTGAAGCAGCAGTTTGCCTGCATGCTGCGTAACGATCAGTGGATTATCCTGGGTATCGTGATTTTACTGCTGATGTGCGGCTACGTGATTCGCGGCTCGGTGGCGGCCTATTACGCTAAATATTTTTTAGGCGGCGGCGATGCACTGATTTCGCCATTCCTGACGGTGGGGGTGGTGGCTTCGATTCTGGCGATGGTCAGCACCACCTGGCTGACCCGGTTTTACGACAAAATTAAACTGTTTCGCTATACCCAGCTTATTACCTTCGCGCTGAGCATTGCCATGTATCTGCTGGTGGGTCAGCAGGATGTGGTGCTGGCGTTTGTTTTCTACTTCCTGATCAATTTCTTCTGCGACATGCAGATGCCGGTGTTCTGGTCCTCCATCGCCGAAGCTGTAGATTACGGTGAAAAGAAGAACGGCCAGCGTGTTTCCGGCCTGGCATTTGGCGGCATCCTGTTTTTCCAGAAATTTGGAATGGGCATTGCTGGCGGCATGCTGGGTTTCCTGCTTAATGCGTTCGGTTATCAGGCCGATACCGCCCAGAGCGCGAGCTCGCTGGCGGGTATTGCGCTGATGATGACGCTGATCCCCGCGCTGTTCCATCTGGCTATCGGCCTGCTGATGAAACGCTACCGCATTAATAACGACTATTACCGCGAAATTCGCGGTGAGCTGGCACGTCGCCAGGCGTAA
- a CDS encoding aminoimidazole riboside kinase, with translation MSRVWVMGDASVDLMPDDETHYLKCPGGAALNVAVCVARLGGDCGFIGRLGQDDTGAFLRHVFMREGVDVTHLRPDAALTSAVLIVSLDPCGERSFTYLVRPSADTFVTAQDLPVFQPGEWLCFSSIGLTDEPARTACLEAARRMRHAGGSVMFDVNLREAMWPEPQAISRVIEQAIGFASIGKVSADELCRLSGTHHWREARFYLRDRGCPITVISLGDEGAWVISPEGERHFSGFPAQVRDTTGAGDAFVGGLLYTLSCESASLAAAVNNANACGALAVTAKGAITALPNLAQLHQFLARKAGTSL, from the coding sequence ATGAGCAGAGTCTGGGTAATGGGTGATGCCTCTGTCGATCTGATGCCGGATGATGAGACGCACTACCTTAAGTGCCCCGGTGGTGCCGCGCTGAATGTGGCGGTGTGCGTGGCACGACTGGGAGGGGACTGCGGCTTTATTGGTCGTCTGGGGCAGGATGATACGGGCGCCTTCCTGCGTCATGTCTTTATGCGTGAAGGCGTGGATGTCACGCATCTGCGCCCGGATGCGGCGCTAACCAGCGCCGTGTTAATCGTCAGCCTGGACCCCTGCGGGGAACGCAGCTTCACCTATCTGGTGCGGCCGAGCGCCGATACCTTCGTGACCGCGCAGGATTTACCGGTGTTCCAGCCCGGGGAATGGCTGTGCTTTAGCTCGATCGGCCTGACCGACGAACCGGCCCGCACGGCCTGCCTGGAGGCTGCCCGCCGAATGCGCCACGCAGGTGGCAGCGTTATGTTTGACGTCAATCTGCGCGAGGCGATGTGGCCTGAGCCTCAGGCAATTTCCCGGGTGATCGAGCAGGCCATTGGTTTTGCATCCATTGGCAAGGTATCGGCAGATGAACTCTGTCGCCTGAGTGGCACGCATCACTGGCGGGAAGCGCGTTTCTACCTGCGCGATCGCGGCTGCCCGATCACGGTGATCTCATTGGGCGATGAAGGCGCCTGGGTGATTTCGCCTGAGGGAGAACGCCATTTTAGCGGCTTTCCGGCTCAGGTGCGGGATACCACCGGTGCCGGAGATGCCTTCGTGGGTGGACTGCTTTACACCCTTTCCTGTGAGAGCGCCTCTCTGGCGGCGGCGGTCAATAATGCCAATGCCTGCGGCGCCCTGGCAGTCACCGCGAAAGGCGCCATTACCGCGCTGCCCAACCTCGCACAGTTGCACCAGTTCCTGGCCCGAAAAGCCGGAACATCGCTTTAA